TGTGCAGTAGCAGCATCCGCAAATACGCCCCAGAGATACCGTTCTTTTAGTCGTAGCGGTGGAGCAGGATAAATGATTAATAGTAGATAAAGAGCAAACAAAGCAATTGTCAAAGGTAAAGTTAAACCGATAATTAACCAGGGAATAAGTCCGGTTAAGGCACAACTTAAAACTAAGAACAGTCGTTGCTTTTTTGAGAGCGAAGCCATTCGATTCAGCTTGCCTGCTTTACGATCGACTTCAATGTCGCAAATATCATTAATAAGATAACCGTAAGCGCCGATTGAAAATATTGAGACTAAGATAGCAAATAGAGTTTCTAGCGATTGCTCAAAAGGCAAATACTGTGTGATTATTTCGAGGTAGGCGATGGTGAGGAGTGGGGGGGTTTTATAAACCCACCATTCGCTTCCTCGAAATAAGGAAAACATCGAGCTAACGGCTCTTATTAGAGGCATGATTTCTGTTGAGTCGGTGAGCGCTGTATGCTGTGTTAATAAAATTCAACGCTCAGCGAAGAGAAAGCCTCAATAAAAACTCTACAAAAAACAGTATGCTCTTTGACTGTTGACTGCTCGCTAATGACTGAGGGCAGGTTTTCTCATCAATTCGATCGCGCGAATTTTACTAATTTTAGGTAAACCCACCCTTACAGACAGATAACAGACAGATAACGAATAAACCGAGGTTTTAGTCTCCCAAACAGATTCCCAAACCCCGCGCCGTTTTCACGAGAGTATCGTTAAGGTCTACAGCGCGGTAGTCCTTAATCGCATCGGCAATCGGTACGCTGACGACTTCTCGATTTTTCCAAGCGACCATGCGATCGTACTGCCCCGCCGCGATTAAATCAACCGCCGCCACGCCAAAAGAAGAAGCCAGCAAGCGATCTTCGGGGGAAGGAATACCGCCCCGCTGCGTGTGTCCCAAAACCGTAACGCGGGTTTCCGCTCCCGTTTTCTCGGTGATTCGATTGGCGATATATTGACCGATCCCGCCCAAACGCCGCTGTTCTCCCTGCCAACCTTGAGTCACCGTTTCTCCAGTTTCGGTACAAACTGCTTCAGAAACGACGACTAGGGTGTAGTTTCGCCCCAGATTTTTGCGTTCGTGAATCTTTTCGCACACTTTTTCGAGGTCGTAGGGAATTTCTGGGAGCAGAATGATATGCGCGCCGCCTGCGATGCCAGCATTGAGGGCGATATGACCCGCATCGCGTCCCATGACCTCGAGGATCATAACGCGACTGTGACTAGCGGCGGTAAAGTGGAGGCGATCGAGCGCTTCGGTGGCAATGCTAAAAGCAGTATCGAATCCAATCGATCGCTCGGTACTCCCCACGTCGTTATCAATGGTTTTGGGGATACCGACTAGATTCATTCCCCCTTGTTGGGCGAGTTTGCGGAGAATGGCTAAACTGCCATCGCCACCGATCCCGATTAACGCATCCAAGTTAAGAAGGTGGTATCCCTCGATGATTTCTTCAGAGCGATCTTTGAGCGAGCCGTCCGGCATTGGGAAGGCAAAGGGATTCCCTTTATTTGTCGTCCCTAAGATCGTGCCGCCCATAATGAGAAGCGGTTCGGTATGAGGCAGCGTAAAGTCGCGATATTGAGGGGGACGACTCATCAAGCCCGCTGTCGCGCCTAATATCCCGATCACTTCCCATCCATACGTTAACGTTGCACGGGACGCAACCGCCCGAATGACTGCATTGAGTCCGGCGCAATCTCCTCCACTGGTTAAAATCCCAATTCTTTTGTGTTCTCCCATGACTGTACGGTCTCCGCTGAGTCGGACAATTCTGAAATAGGATACAGCACGGATATTGGAGGGGAAGGAATTTTCATGATTTCTTCGCGAGTGTCGTAGGGATTTGAGGGACGGGATGACCTGCGAGCGAGAATTTGCGATCGTATTTTCACAAAATTTTTGGATTTTTAGAGTACAATTCGAGTGTTTTCGCCGACGCAACGTCTCCCTCGAGAATGTTAAAAAATTCAGCACCTGCTGAAGGCGAGAGTGCAAGAGAATTCGAGGTGCATCTTCGAGAGCGGAATGAAGAGTAGTTCGGGAAGTGGATCGAGAACTTGCTTTTCTAAGTTAAGGCTCTGCCGCTGTCCCTCCCTCCGACTCTAGAAAAGCTTTTTAATATTTCTCAACGCCTGGTCGCCCATGAATTCCAATCCTCCCGCGA
This portion of the Oscillatoria sp. FACHB-1406 genome encodes:
- a CDS encoding ATP-dependent 6-phosphofructokinase, which gives rise to MGEHKRIGILTSGGDCAGLNAVIRAVASRATLTYGWEVIGILGATAGLMSRPPQYRDFTLPHTEPLLIMGGTILGTTNKGNPFAFPMPDGSLKDRSEEIIEGYHLLNLDALIGIGGDGSLAILRKLAQQGGMNLVGIPKTIDNDVGSTERSIGFDTAFSIATEALDRLHFTAASHSRVMILEVMGRDAGHIALNAGIAGGAHIILLPEIPYDLEKVCEKIHERKNLGRNYTLVVVSEAVCTETGETVTQGWQGEQRRLGGIGQYIANRITEKTGAETRVTVLGHTQRGGIPSPEDRLLASSFGVAAVDLIAAGQYDRMVAWKNREVVSVPIADAIKDYRAVDLNDTLVKTARGLGICLGD